In Eubalaena glacialis isolate mEubGla1 chromosome 12, mEubGla1.1.hap2.+ XY, whole genome shotgun sequence, a single window of DNA contains:
- the SCML4 gene encoding sex comb on midleg-like protein 4 isoform X3 — translation MNRYSVDSSSSAFSHRGSLPTSSSLYCKRQNSGDGHLGGGSATTVGGPHTSPMSSGGPSAPGLRPPGSSPKRNGTSLEGNRCASSPSPDRQDTRRPRSRNPSTWSVEDVVWFVKDADPQALGPHVELFRKHEIDGNALLLLKSDMIMKYLGLKLGPALKLCYHIDKLKQAKF, via the exons ATGAACCGCTACAGCGTggactcctcctcctccgcctttAGCCACAGGGGCTCCCTGCCCACGTCCTCTTCGTTGTACTGCAAGAGGCAGAACTCTGGAGACGGCCACCTTGGGGGAGGCTCAGCCACCACAGTCGGTGGTCCCCATACCAGCCCCATGTCCTCTGGAGGCCCCTCAGCACCTGGGCTGAGGCCCCCTGGCTCCAGCCCCAAGAGAAACGGGACCTCTCTTGAAGGAAACAGATGTG CCTCAAGCCCTTCTCCGGACAGGCAGGACACCCGGCGTCCAAGGAGCAGGAACCCCTCTACCTGGTCCGTGGAGGATGTGGTCTGGTTCGTGAAAGATGCAGACCCGCAGGCTCTGGGGCCCCACGTGGAGCTCTTCCGGAAGCAT GAGATTGATGGCAATGCCCTCCTGTTGCTGAAGAGTGACATGATCATGAAATACTTGGGCCTAAAGCTGGGACCTGCACTGAAACTCTGCTACCATATTGATAAACTGAAGCAAGCCAAGTTCTGA